The DNA region CTTGCCGGGTCCTGAAGCGGAGGACCGCCTTCCTCGTACCGGCATGAGAAAAGCGAATGATCACTGGCCATCGAGATCACCAAAGTCGGGACAACTTGCGGGTGGCCATCATATCCGCTTGTTCTGCCCCCTTTAGCCGCCTCTGTCAAGCTGTCCATTCTGCAGCATCGCAAGGCCCGCGATATACTCCACCCATGAACGCTTCGAGCGACATTGACAAGATTCGCGATTGCCTCGCTGGGAAGCCCGGTCTCCGTTTGGCGATCGTTTTCGGGTCATTGGCGACCGGTCAGCCTCGTTTTGACAGCGACCTGGATATCGCGGTGGCCGGCGACAGCGTGATGACCGGCGAGCAGAAAATGGCACTGATTCGCGAACTGGCCGACCAGACCGGACGCAGCGTCGACCTGGTGGATATCAATGCGATTGGAGAACCCATGCTGGGGCAGATTCTTGCTTCAGGAAAGCGGGTTCTGGGTAGCGACCAGGTTCATGCCGAACTGCTTAGTCGGCACCTGTTCGACCAGGCGGACTTCATGCCCTACCGAGACAGGCTACTGGCCGAAAGGCGAAAGGCATGGCTTCAGCAGTAATTCATGAAAAGCTGGAGTCGCTTCGCCGATGTCTGGGGCGGATTCGGCAGCGACGCCCCGAGACCGTACAGGCCTTGAAGGAAGACGTCGATGTTCAGGACATCCTGAGCGTTAATCTGACGCGGGCCGTTCAGTTGTGTGTGGACATTGCCTCGCACCTACTGGTTACAACAGATGAAGCCCCACCCGAGACCATGGGCCAGAGTTTCGACCGCTTGGCCAACGCCGGGGTCATTTCCCGGCCAGTGGCCGACCGGATGAAAGCGGCGGTGGGATTTCGCAATATCGCCATCCACAGCTACCAGGAGATTGACTGGGAAATTGTCTTCGCAATCGTCACCCGGCACCTGGACGACTTCGAAGATTTTGCCCGGGCTGTTGTATATCGGGAAACAGGAAGGTCAAACCCTCTGACTTGAGGGTAATACTGGACGTTGGCGGATGCGCCTTGATCATTCCAGGCGAACCCTGCGGCCCGCGACCCTTGCATACCTCCTGATACTCTGTTCGAATCGCTGTCGAGGGAGCAACGCGTTTTGAAGGAATCCGGCAGATCTGTCTGTGCATGTTGCGGGGCCCGCCTGACAGGGCCCTGGTGTTCGGCTTGTGGCGAACGCGCTCGGAGGCCAGGGGGATGTTTCGCTACGCGAATACCTTGCCGAATTTGCCGAGGCGGCGGTCAATCTGGAAGGCCGTTTCTGGGGCAGCCTGCGAGCGCTGCTGTTCAGGCCGGGGTTGCTGACCAGCGAGTACATGGCCGGCCGACGGGTTGGATGGATGCGCCCGCTGCATTTGTTTTTGCTGATCAACCTGCTGTTCTTCCTGCTCTCGGCCGGCTGGACCACGTTTTCCACGCCGCTGCAGGTGCATATGACCTCGGGCACGTTTCCGCACCGTGCTGTGGCTTTGGACTGGGTCAATCGTGAACTCAATGACCCGCGCCTGGAAGCAGAAACCTGGTCAGAACTCGTAACGGCCGGTGGAGATGTCGAGCTCGATGAGACGACTGAAGCGGCGCTGGATCGGCTGGTCGACTATGCGCGCGAGTTCAACCGCCGTTCCGAAATCACGGCCCGCTCGCTCGTCATCGTGCTGGTGCCAATGGCCACCCTGTTTCCGCTGCTGGCTTTCTGCCGGCGCCGGGAGTCGGTGGTCAAACACCTGGTTTTTACCACCCACTGGACCGCAGTCATGGTGCTCTTCAGCCTGGTCGGCGGCTGGCTGACGATTGCGGCAATTTACGCGGGACTGATTGAGCCTGGCCGGGACGACTTGATGGCATCATCGATTAGCCTTTCGCTGATTCTGGCCTGGAGCACCATCAGCTTCTGTCGGGCATACGGACTGGGCAGAGTTCGTGCCGTCCTGGCCGCCGTCGGAATGACCCTGTGGTTGACCGTCTTTCTGCAGATTTACCGTGCAATATTGTTTTTCGTGGTCTTCTGGACCTTGTGAATGCCCATTGCGCGGATGACGCTGCTGTCCGGGATTTCTCCGGGCCAGCCGACACGGCTCAATCGGCCAGCGCAGCGATCGCCGGAAGCTCCTTCCCTTCGACGTACTCCAGGAATGCGCCACCGGCCGTGGAGATGTAGTCGATGCGGTCGGCGACCTTGTACTTTTCGATCGCGGCAATGGTGTCGCCGCCGCCGGCCAGGGTGAAGCCATCGCAGGCGGCCACGGCGTGGGCGATGGCCTGGGTGCCGGAGTGGAAAGCCTCGAACTCGAACACACCCACGGGTCCGTTCCAGATCACGGTGCCGGCCTGACGGACGATGCTGGCGAGCTTGCCGGCGGACTCGGGACCGATATCGAGGATCATTTCGTCGGCATGGATGCGGCCAACATCGCGCAGGGATGCGTGGGCGTCCTGGTGAAAGCGCTCGGCGGTGAGCACATCGGTGGGCAACGGGATGGCGGCACCCTTCTGCTCGGCGCGCTTGATGAGATCCGTCGCGGTGTCGACCAGGTCTTTCTCATACAGTGATGCGCCGACCTTGTAGCCGGCGGCGGCCAGGAAGGTATTGGCAATACCGCCGCCGACAATGAGCTGGTCGACCTTGTCGATCAGGGCTTCCAGCACCTGCAGCTTGGTCGAGACCTTGGCGCCACCCACGATGGCCACCAGCGGGCGTTGCGGCTTGGCCAGTGCCTTGTCCAGCGCCTCGACTTCGCGCGCCAGAAGCGGCCCGGCACAGGCGATTTTTGCCTGGCGGATTACGCCGGCGGTGGAGGCCTGGGCCCGGTGGGCGGTGGCGAAGGCATCGAAAACCAGCACGTCACACAGCGCGGCCATCTTGTTTGCCAGCGACTCGTCGTTGGCCTTTTCGCCCTTGAGAAAACGGACGTTCTCGAGCAGGACGACCTGACCCGGCTGCACGTCGACGCCGTCGATCCAGTCGCGCTTCAGTTCGACCGGCTGGCCCAGCAGCTCACCCAGAGTTTCAGCCACCGGGGCCAGGGTGAACTCCTCGTCGAACCCCCCTTCATCCGGTCGGCCCAGATGCGACATGACCATGACCGCGGCACCGGCATCGATGCACTGGCGGATGGTGGGCAGGGCCGCCTTGATGCGCGCGGCCGAGGTGACCTGGCCGTCGCGAATGGGCACGTTGAGATCGGCGCGAACGAGAACGCGCTTGCCGTCAAGTTCAACCTGGTCGAGGGTTTTCATGGTCGTTCCTGCAAATTCAAAGAATCATTCACCACAGAGACACGGAGTTCACAGAGAAGATCACAAATGAACTCTAGTGGGCCATGCGGTTAATAAGGTAACACTCAGCCGTCGCACAAGCGTCGTGGGCAAGGCGCGCGAGCGCAGGACTGGCCGTACCAATTCAAGCGAGCGGAACACGTGCAGCGGCTCCACTCGCAAGGCTTCATTCGCTACGCGAAAGTCGCCATGCGGTTTCGCCTGCCCTGCCCACGGCGCTTGTGCGACGGCCCTTCGGGAGTCACTGTGCTGGCGCGACTCGGCGTTGCGTTTCTTGGCAAGGACGCTGCCATTCCCTGCGAAACGCGCCTTGATTCGCGCCAGCACAGTGGCTCTGAGCGTTACCTTATTAACCGCATGGCCCACTAGTGTCTTTTCTCTGTGTCCTCTGTGCCTCTGTGGTGAACCGCTTTTCAGACGCGCGAGAGGGCCAGCGCGGTGTCGAGCATGCGGTTGGAGAAGCCCCACTCGTTGTCGTACCAGGCCAGCACTTTGACCAGGCGGCCACCGGAAACCTTGGTCAGCGTCGAATCGAAAATCGACGAGCGCGGGTCGTGGTTGAAGTCGATGGAGACCAGCGGCTCGGTGTTGTAACCGAGAATGCCGGCCAGCTCGCCTTCGCTGGCTTCCTTGACCACGCTGTTGACCTCATCGACCGTGGTATCGCGACTGGCCACGAAGCTCAGGTCCACCACCGAGACATTGATGGTGGGCACGCGCATGGCGAAGCCGTCGAGCTTGCCGTCGAGGTCGGGCAGGACCAGGCCGACGGCAGCGGCCGCGCCGGTCTTGGTCGGGATCTGGCTCATGGTGGCCGAACGGGCGCGACGCAGATCCTTGTGATAGACGTCGGTGAGTACCTGGTCGTTGGTGTAGGCGTGGATGGTGGTCATCAGGCCCGATTCCAGACCGATCTTCTCGTGCAGTGGCTTGACCACCGGCGACAGACAGTTGGTGGTGCACGAGGCGTTCGAGATGATGTCGTCGCCTTCCTTGAGAATGCCGTGGTTGACGCCGTAGACGATGGTCGGCAGATCCTTGCCGGCCGGGGCGGAGATCAACACCTTGCGGGCACCGGCGCTCAGATGGGCCGAGGCCTTGTCCTTGCTGGCGAACAGCCCGGTGCATTCCATCACCACATCCACGCCCAGCTCGCTCCAGGGCAGCTTGGAGGGATCGCGTTCGGCCAGCACGCGGATCTTGTCGCCATTGACGATCATGTGGTCGCCCTCGACCTTGACCTCGGCATTGAACACGCCATGGGCGCTGTCTCTACGGGTTAGATGCGCATTGGTTTCGGCATCGCCCAGGTCGTTGATGGCGACGATCTGAACCTCGTCGTTGCGGTTGTACTCGTACAGGGCCCGCAGAACGTTACGGCCGATACGGCCATAGCCGTTGATGGCGACTTTGATGGACATGGATTCTCTCCGCAGTGATTGTTTTTGAGGGAATGCGTGAATTGTACTGTGGCGACGACCGAAGGACCAAGTGAAGTTGGGGACGGGTGACAGGCCATGACTTTCCGGCGCCATGACCCGCTCATCCCTGCGCGCTTTGTGTCAGTCCATTGCCTCGCGCACCGCCGAGACAACGGCCTCGGTAGTCAACCCGAACTCCTTGAAGAGTTCACCGGCCGGTGCCGATGCGCCGAAACTGTCCATGCCGATGACCTTGCCGCCGGGCCCGACAATGTGGCGCCAGTAAAGGCTCACACCCGCCTCGACGGCCACTCGCGTATCCAGCGCCGCGGGCAGGACCGATTCGCGATAATCGGCATCCTGGGCCATGAACAAGTCAGGATTGGGCATGGAGATCACACGCACGCCGATCCCTTCAGCGGCCAGGGTTTCGGCAGCGGCAACGGCCAGCCCGACCTCGGAACCGCTGGCAATGATGGCGGCTTGCGGATCGCCAGCCTGCGGATCGCTGAGTACGTAGCCACCGCGGCCGATGGAGGCGACCTGCTCGGAATCACGCGGCAGGTGCGGCAGCCCCTGACGGGTCAACACCAGGGCGCTGGGACCGTTGCGACGAGCCAGCGCGGCGGCCCAGGCAGCAGCCGTCTCGACCTTGTCGGCCGGACGCCAGACATCGAGGTTGGGAATCAACCGCAAGCTGGAGACATGTTCGACCGGCTGATGAGTCGGCCCATCTTCACCCAGTCCGATGGAGTCATGGGTGTAGACATGAATCGCACCGGTCGGAATCAGGGCCGACATGCGCACCGCGTTGCGCGCATAGTCGGAGAACACCAGGAAGGTGCCGGTGTAGGGTATGAAACCGCCATGCAGGTGCAGCCCGTTGGCGATGGCGGTCATGCCAAACTCACGCACGCCGTAGTAGATGTAGTTGCCGTTGGCGGCATCATCCATGATATCGACACTGCCCGACCAGTTGGTATTGTTCGAACCGGTCAGGTCGGCCGAACCGCCCAGCAGTTCGGGCAGATGCGGGCCGAAGGCTTCCAGGCTCATGCCCGAGGCCTTGCGCGTGGCGACGGTGCCATTATCGGCCTGCATGCGACCGAGAATGTCGGCGACGATACGATCGAAATCCTCGGGCAGCGCACCCGACATGCGGCGCTCCAGCTCGGCGGCCAGCTTGGGATGGGCGTCGCGATAGGCACGCCACCTGGCCTGCCATTGCTTTTCTCGCTCGGCACCGGTCTCGCGTGCGTCCCAGCCGGCCCGGATCTCGTCGGGCACCTCGAAAGGGGCATGCGGCCAGTCCAGTTGCTTGCGGGTCGCCTGAACCTCATCATCGCCCAGCGGCGCACCGTGCACACCGGCCGTGCCCTTCTTGTTGGGCGAGCCATGGCCAATCTCGGTCTTGCAGCAGATCAGTGTGGGCTGATCGGTATTGGTTTGCGCCTGCTCGATGGCCCGGCCGATGGCCGCGGCATCATGGCCGTCGACATCATCGATGACCTGCCAGCCATAGGCCCGGAAGCGTTCGGGCGTGTTGTCGGTGAACCAGCCGTCGACCTCGCCGTCGATGGAAATGTTGTTGTCGTCGTAAAACACCACCAGCTTGCCCAGGCCCCAGGTGCCGGCCAGCGAACAGGCTTCATGCGACACCCCTTCCATCAGGCAGCCATCGCCGGCAAACACCCAGGTGTGATGGTCGACGATGGTGTGCTCGTGGGTGTTGAAGCGTTCGGCCAGCAGTCTTTCGGCCAGCGCCATGCCGACTGCATTGGCCAGGCCCTGCCCCAGCGGACCGGTCGTGGTCTCCACGCCCGGCGCCTCGCCGTATTCCGGGTGGCCTGGCGTCGGCGAGTGCAACTGGCGAAAGTTCTTCAGGTCGTCAATCGACAGGTCGTAGCCTGTCAGGTGCAGCACCGAGTAGAGCAACATGGAACCATGGCCGTTGGAAACCACGAAACGGTCGCGATCCCACCAGTCGGGGTTGGCGGGATTGTGCCTGTGGTAATCGTTGAACAGCACTTCAGCGATATCGGCCATGCCCATGGGCATGCCCGGGTGGCCGGAATTGGCACGCTGGACGGCATCCATGGACAGGGCGCGAATGGCGTTGGCTAGGTCTCGGCGGGTGGTCATGATGGCTGGGGCCTTGGTTGGGCAATGGCGGAGAAACCGGACATTGTGCCGCCGCCCGGCCGGCCACACAAGGCCCGCGGAAAGGCCGGACATGCAGCGTGCCCGAACCAGTTCGCCCCCGACCGTGACGAGGGACCCATTTCTGCCATGATTCCGGGCATTTGCGTGTGAAATCTGCAGGTGCATCTCGGGCCCGGCTCTGCTAGACTTGGTGATGAGGAAAACTTATTCCCGGTATTGCACTCTAAGGGGGCGGGAAGAAGACAGCTGGATTTCGGGACCAAGTAATGACCGCTCTTAGGCACAGCCTGCTGATGACCACCCTGCTGATGGCCGGAACGGGCGCCATGGCGCACGATTCGACGCCGTGGTCGATTATCCCCGAGCGAGGCCCGGTTCCGAACGTGATCTCCGACCATGATGCTCTGGGTTTGCCGGGCATGCGGCCGCGCATGACGATGAACCTGCCTGACAGCCATTGGTCTCCCGAACCGGACGCCCGCAGTGAACAGGGCGCGTCGTTTTCCTGGTCGCTGGAGACCTGGCAGCTTAATACCGCCAGCCTGGCCCATATCCAGTGCAACAGCGCCACGCTGACCATTGACTCCTACCTGGCACAGGACTGTCGCTTTGTCGACCAGCCCCTACCCGCGGACTCCGTCAACCTGGTCCAGGTACGCGGCAACTGGACGGCCACCCCGGGGCTGCAGTTCGGCTTTGGAGCATTC from Wenzhouxiangella sp. AB-CW3 includes:
- the hepT gene encoding type VII toxin-antitoxin system HepT family RNase toxin; this encodes MASAVIHEKLESLRRCLGRIRQRRPETVQALKEDVDVQDILSVNLTRAVQLCVDIASHLLVTTDEAPPETMGQSFDRLANAGVISRPVADRMKAAVGFRNIAIHSYQEIDWEIVFAIVTRHLDDFEDFARAVVYRETGRSNPLT
- a CDS encoding phosphoglycerate kinase, encoding MKTLDQVELDGKRVLVRADLNVPIRDGQVTSAARIKAALPTIRQCIDAGAAVMVMSHLGRPDEGGFDEEFTLAPVAETLGELLGQPVELKRDWIDGVDVQPGQVVLLENVRFLKGEKANDESLANKMAALCDVLVFDAFATAHRAQASTAGVIRQAKIACAGPLLAREVEALDKALAKPQRPLVAIVGGAKVSTKLQVLEALIDKVDQLIVGGGIANTFLAAAGYKVGASLYEKDLVDTATDLIKRAEQKGAAIPLPTDVLTAERFHQDAHASLRDVGRIHADEMILDIGPESAGKLASIVRQAGTVIWNGPVGVFEFEAFHSGTQAIAHAVAACDGFTLAGGGDTIAAIEKYKVADRIDYISTAGGAFLEYVEGKELPAIAALAD
- the tkt gene encoding transketolase, which codes for MTTRRDLANAIRALSMDAVQRANSGHPGMPMGMADIAEVLFNDYHRHNPANPDWWDRDRFVVSNGHGSMLLYSVLHLTGYDLSIDDLKNFRQLHSPTPGHPEYGEAPGVETTTGPLGQGLANAVGMALAERLLAERFNTHEHTIVDHHTWVFAGDGCLMEGVSHEACSLAGTWGLGKLVVFYDDNNISIDGEVDGWFTDNTPERFRAYGWQVIDDVDGHDAAAIGRAIEQAQTNTDQPTLICCKTEIGHGSPNKKGTAGVHGAPLGDDEVQATRKQLDWPHAPFEVPDEIRAGWDARETGAEREKQWQARWRAYRDAHPKLAAELERRMSGALPEDFDRIVADILGRMQADNGTVATRKASGMSLEAFGPHLPELLGGSADLTGSNNTNWSGSVDIMDDAANGNYIYYGVREFGMTAIANGLHLHGGFIPYTGTFLVFSDYARNAVRMSALIPTGAIHVYTHDSIGLGEDGPTHQPVEHVSSLRLIPNLDVWRPADKVETAAAWAAALARRNGPSALVLTRQGLPHLPRDSEQVASIGRGGYVLSDPQAGDPQAAIIASGSEVGLAVAAAETLAAEGIGVRVISMPNPDLFMAQDADYRESVLPAALDTRVAVEAGVSLYWRHIVGPGGKVIGMDSFGASAPAGELFKEFGLTTEAVVSAVREAMD
- the mntA gene encoding type VII toxin-antitoxin system MntA family adenylyltransferase antitoxin, producing the protein MNASSDIDKIRDCLAGKPGLRLAIVFGSLATGQPRFDSDLDIAVAGDSVMTGEQKMALIRELADQTGRSVDLVDINAIGEPMLGQILASGKRVLGSDQVHAELLSRHLFDQADFMPYRDRLLAERRKAWLQQ
- the gap gene encoding type I glyceraldehyde-3-phosphate dehydrogenase, with product MSIKVAINGYGRIGRNVLRALYEYNRNDEVQIVAINDLGDAETNAHLTRRDSAHGVFNAEVKVEGDHMIVNGDKIRVLAERDPSKLPWSELGVDVVMECTGLFASKDKASAHLSAGARKVLISAPAGKDLPTIVYGVNHGILKEGDDIISNASCTTNCLSPVVKPLHEKIGLESGLMTTIHAYTNDQVLTDVYHKDLRRARSATMSQIPTKTGAAAAVGLVLPDLDGKLDGFAMRVPTINVSVVDLSFVASRDTTVDEVNSVVKEASEGELAGILGYNTEPLVSIDFNHDPRSSIFDSTLTKVSGGRLVKVLAWYDNEWGFSNRMLDTALALSRV
- a CDS encoding DUF3667 domain-containing protein translates to MANALGGQGDVSLREYLAEFAEAAVNLEGRFWGSLRALLFRPGLLTSEYMAGRRVGWMRPLHLFLLINLLFFLLSAGWTTFSTPLQVHMTSGTFPHRAVALDWVNRELNDPRLEAETWSELVTAGGDVELDETTEAALDRLVDYAREFNRRSEITARSLVIVLVPMATLFPLLAFCRRRESVVKHLVFTTHWTAVMVLFSLVGGWLTIAAIYAGLIEPGRDDLMASSISLSLILAWSTISFCRAYGLGRVRAVLAAVGMTLWLTVFLQIYRAILFFVVFWTL